The Methylomonas koyamae genome has a segment encoding these proteins:
- a CDS encoding DUF3368 domain-containing protein yields MTKKVIVDASPLIGLALVDGLIWLPQLFGQVFVPESVKQEVLPGKSAPGEQALAQAFDSGWLTVWPEIIISCLDIDLDAGETDCINIAPSSPENYLLIMDERAGRAVAKEYQLQVVGTAAVIGLAKKRGLIASARAAFEVLHRSDFRISATVINKILASVGE; encoded by the coding sequence ATGACCAAAAAAGTGATTGTCGATGCGAGTCCATTGATCGGACTGGCGCTGGTGGATGGTTTAATCTGGCTGCCCCAATTATTTGGCCAGGTTTTCGTTCCCGAATCGGTTAAACAAGAAGTTTTACCAGGCAAATCGGCGCCAGGTGAACAAGCATTGGCCCAAGCATTCGACTCAGGTTGGTTAACGGTATGGCCGGAAATCATCATATCCTGTTTGGACATTGATCTGGACGCTGGCGAAACCGATTGCATCAACATTGCGCCATCATCCCCCGAAAACTATTTGCTGATCATGGACGAACGTGCCGGACGGGCGGTGGCCAAAGAATATCAACTCCAGGTCGTCGGTACGGCCGCAGTCATTGGCCTAGCTAAGAAACGAGGTTTGATTGCGTCGGCTCGAGCCGCTTTTGAAGTCTTGCACCGTTCCGATTTTCGAATTTCAGCGACGGTAATCAACAAAATTCTGGCAAGTGTCGGGGAGTGA
- a CDS encoding UPF0175 family protein has product MKTVNVSGLKNNPSEALRMAHEDMVLVMNRNEPDAVMVGLKSAKIIGMPGVRKALATALFKDGNLSLARSAKLADMPLANFIAHVSRLGISVIDQTTDEVEDDLDTLDQWLNQV; this is encoded by the coding sequence ATGAAAACTGTCAATGTCAGTGGTCTAAAGAACAATCCCAGCGAAGCCTTGCGCATGGCCCACGAGGATATGGTTCTGGTCATGAATCGAAACGAACCGGACGCGGTGATGGTCGGCCTCAAATCCGCCAAAATCATTGGTATGCCGGGTGTGCGCAAAGCCTTGGCAACAGCCTTATTCAAAGACGGAAATTTATCCCTTGCCCGCTCCGCTAAACTGGCCGATATGCCGTTGGCAAACTTTATTGCGCACGTCTCGCGCCTGGGTATTTCCGTCATCGATCAAACGACTGATGAAGTTGAGGATGATTTGGACACTCTGGACCAGTGGCTCAACCAAGTCTGA
- a CDS encoding FlhC family transcriptional regulator, whose product MSSHSAFAARLKDQYWAYQLLKRKLRTKLASRVIKTLRPKELCNLYFSLHRESPVAGLIPSIMAMPQSRESFLYMALFASIYRSACSGAIRAEMDLNAMVFAWDTFCAFYPNHIQERRPFGRIRPANFDEAWIIIEALRDGLAELPYCTTCHTPYLVIHGCKYQQVCQMCVLNQISKSRERSTSN is encoded by the coding sequence ATGAGCAGCCATAGCGCTTTTGCTGCTCGACTCAAAGATCAGTATTGGGCCTATCAGTTACTGAAACGAAAGTTGCGTACCAAATTGGCCAGCCGGGTCATCAAAACCTTACGCCCTAAAGAATTGTGTAATCTTTACTTTTCGCTGCACCGCGAAAGCCCAGTGGCGGGACTGATCCCCAGCATTATGGCAATGCCGCAGTCACGCGAGTCGTTTCTTTACATGGCCCTATTTGCTTCAATCTATCGAAGCGCTTGCTCAGGCGCTATCAGAGCAGAAATGGATCTAAATGCCATGGTGTTTGCCTGGGACACTTTTTGTGCATTTTATCCAAACCATATTCAAGAACGCCGACCGTTTGGCCGCATACGGCCAGCAAATTTCGATGAGGCCTGGATTATCATCGAAGCCCTGAGAGACGGACTCGCTGAATTACCTTATTGTACGACCTGCCATACGCCCTATTTGGTCATTCATGGCTGTAAATACCAACAGGTCTGCCAAATGTGCGTGCTAAACCAAATTTCTAAATCTAGAGAGCGATCAACGAGTAACTGA
- a CDS encoding flagellar transcriptional regulator FlhD has product MDENLYKLNLDYLIVAQSLILSESEPKAMFCLGLTTEAVSLLRKMPLEQLKSLARSDCLTFVPRFNAHQWSKFLNAQKTEVPDVIDARAIELLMLLSSHSPES; this is encoded by the coding sequence ATGGATGAAAACCTCTACAAACTCAATCTCGACTACCTCATCGTCGCTCAATCCTTAATTTTGTCCGAAAGCGAACCAAAAGCCATGTTCTGCTTAGGTCTCACGACCGAAGCGGTTTCATTACTCCGAAAGATGCCGCTCGAACAGTTGAAGAGCCTGGCTCGAAGCGATTGCCTGACCTTTGTTCCCCGTTTCAACGCCCACCAATGGAGCAAATTCCTAAACGCCCAAAAAACCGAAGTGCCGGATGTAATCGACGCACGAGCCATCGAACTCCTGATGCTATTGTCCTCCCATTCACCAGAGTCATGA
- a CDS encoding transglycosylase SLT domain-containing protein — MCVDKIKNQKLNTNCISIHKSVKNVWIVMLGGLCIISQPMESMAAESIQTHSNSHPSPPSKTKLRNTLWGQVARRHRIDPYILYAVALTESRKNDGQNRVIPSPWAINNAGNTFIPGSQQEAEALLNQLMVQGKRNIDIGIMQVNLRWHGHRVAKPEQLLIPSTNLEIGASVLSEAIQSVPGNLAHGIGRYYSWKNEPAAIQYGQKVIALANQIRAIL; from the coding sequence ATGTGTGTTGATAAGATAAAAAACCAAAAACTTAATACCAATTGCATTTCAATCCATAAATCCGTAAAGAACGTTTGGATTGTCATGCTTGGTGGCCTTTGCATCATCAGCCAACCCATGGAATCCATGGCTGCTGAATCCATTCAAACCCATAGCAACAGCCATCCGTCTCCGCCATCAAAAACCAAATTACGGAACACGCTGTGGGGCCAAGTAGCTCGTAGACATCGCATTGACCCCTATATTCTGTATGCCGTTGCGCTCACGGAGTCGCGAAAAAACGATGGGCAGAATCGTGTCATACCTTCGCCCTGGGCCATCAATAACGCTGGCAACACCTTTATTCCTGGCAGCCAACAGGAAGCCGAAGCGTTGCTCAATCAATTGATGGTTCAAGGTAAACGCAATATCGATATTGGCATTATGCAAGTGAATCTGCGGTGGCATGGTCACCGTGTTGCGAAACCTGAGCAACTCTTGATACCGAGCACCAATCTCGAAATCGGCGCAAGCGTACTCTCCGAGGCCATCCAATCGGTACCTGGCAATCTCGCACATGGAATAGGCCGATATTACAGTTGGAAAAATGAGCCGGCCGCCATCCAGTACGGGCAAAAAGTAATTGCCCTGGCGAATCAAATCCGAGCGATTCTCTAA
- a CDS encoding isocitrate lyase/PEP mutase family protein has translation MNAKTNQLRQLLAASEMLTITGCHDALSAHLAEQAGFPAVFMSGFAVSASRLAMPDTGLISFGEMLDQGRNIANAISIPLFGDGDTGFGNAMNIKRTVREYAQAGFACIMLEDQLSPKRCGHTRGKSVVDREEALLRIQAAIDARNEGADILIMARTDARATHGIDEAIARCQAFVELGVDITFLEAPESVDEMQRYCREVFGYKMVNLIEHGKTPILPRAELAAMGYKIAVYPLTLLNVSIKAMREALMVLRDEQSPSVLSFNELTEAVGFADYYAEESRYKP, from the coding sequence ATGAATGCCAAAACCAATCAATTACGCCAATTGTTAGCCGCATCCGAGATGCTAACCATTACCGGCTGTCACGATGCCTTATCGGCTCACTTGGCGGAACAAGCCGGTTTTCCGGCGGTGTTCATGAGTGGCTTTGCGGTATCAGCATCGCGTTTGGCCATGCCTGACACGGGCCTGATTTCCTTTGGCGAAATGCTGGATCAAGGCCGCAACATCGCAAACGCCATTAGCATCCCCTTATTCGGCGATGGCGATACCGGTTTTGGCAATGCCATGAATATCAAACGTACGGTCCGAGAATACGCTCAGGCCGGTTTCGCCTGCATCATGTTGGAAGATCAACTCAGCCCTAAACGCTGCGGCCATACTCGTGGTAAATCGGTGGTAGATCGAGAGGAAGCACTGCTTCGCATTCAGGCGGCTATTGACGCGCGCAATGAAGGCGCCGACATTCTGATCATGGCGCGCACCGATGCACGCGCTACGCATGGCATTGACGAAGCGATTGCCCGTTGCCAGGCTTTTGTTGAACTCGGGGTGGATATCACTTTCCTGGAAGCGCCGGAAAGTGTTGACGAGATGCAACGTTATTGCCGCGAAGTATTTGGGTACAAGATGGTTAACCTGATCGAACACGGCAAGACCCCCATTCTGCCACGCGCGGAGTTAGCGGCTATGGGTTACAAAATTGCGGTCTATCCGCTGACTTTGCTCAACGTTTCGATCAAGGCCATGCGTGAAGCATTGATGGTATTGCGAGACGAACAATCACCGAGCGTTTTGTCTTTCAACGAATTAACCGAAGCCGTGGGATTTGCGGATTATTATGCCGAAGAGTCTCGATATAAACCATAA